The following proteins are encoded in a genomic region of Candidatus Aminicenantes bacterium:
- a CDS encoding tetratricopeptide repeat protein, whose product MDYEMGLRLANRALERNPELHDLRLRQAAVLWKLGRREVAWMALERVLKDEKAKPSDDFVWQASALAAIWRYQEGKSAEAEAFARTAEAAAAVKLRPDRGAKPLWAPAFAPGLREIAPQRESQARSLFPPNAGLPSYLLGLISEARSGWTRDTEAYYLRAMGLSYEARDCILRIAAGRMRSGNAAGAIEAALGACDAGGAYPDFYLLAAAAAESAGDRRAAEEYLGIAVELKPFIPSWLRAQAIVESGAGHKAAAAAILNRVLRLAPDDFRARELLEGVSRERYFPADELGRELSAAWAALQRGLEPRWRFEPRGKPADVAAFINNRFFGFLGEGLVDDAARYLEAYLEIDAGSPSLQYNLAQLHHTRDRLAPALPRAWASAALKPDYRDALDALASLYFDLGDFERSLTTYAEALAFSPEDPTAWFNSACARLASGDRVGAEAELLRAVELDRERPAAATERRTSDKAAGLAYEVDVQADSIGYRALVLLGSIRFDRGERERAAESLEEAVRRRPGSPDAYLELGKVRQAMGDDAAAKAAFDRFLALGGSASKVEAARKR is encoded by the coding sequence GGAGCGGAATCCCGAGCTGCATGATCTGCGCCTTCGCCAGGCGGCCGTGCTGTGGAAGCTCGGCCGTCGGGAAGTCGCCTGGATGGCGCTCGAACGCGTTCTGAAAGACGAGAAGGCCAAGCCTTCGGATGACTTCGTCTGGCAAGCGTCGGCCCTGGCGGCTATTTGGCGCTATCAGGAGGGAAAATCGGCTGAAGCGGAAGCCTTCGCCCGAACCGCCGAAGCGGCGGCCGCCGTGAAGCTTCGCCCCGATCGCGGCGCCAAACCGCTCTGGGCGCCGGCTTTCGCGCCGGGGTTGCGCGAGATCGCACCGCAAAGGGAAAGCCAGGCGCGGTCTCTTTTCCCGCCGAACGCGGGTCTGCCCTCCTATTTATTGGGCCTGATTTCCGAGGCCAGATCCGGCTGGACCCGGGATACGGAGGCCTATTATTTGCGGGCAATGGGCCTGTCCTACGAGGCCCGCGATTGTATTCTCCGCATCGCCGCGGGACGGATGCGTTCCGGAAACGCGGCGGGAGCGATCGAGGCCGCGCTCGGAGCCTGCGATGCCGGCGGGGCTTACCCGGATTTTTATTTGCTGGCGGCGGCCGCGGCGGAATCGGCGGGAGACCGGCGGGCGGCCGAAGAATACCTGGGGATCGCCGTCGAGCTCAAGCCTTTTATCCCCTCGTGGCTCCGGGCCCAGGCGATTGTGGAGTCGGGGGCGGGGCATAAAGCTGCGGCGGCCGCGATTCTGAATCGGGTTTTGCGGCTGGCGCCCGACGATTTCCGGGCTCGGGAGCTCTTGGAAGGCGTGTCGCGGGAACGATATTTTCCAGCGGACGAGCTGGGCCGCGAGCTTTCGGCGGCCTGGGCCGCGCTTCAGCGGGGGCTCGAGCCGCGGTGGCGCTTCGAGCCGCGCGGCAAGCCCGCCGACGTCGCCGCCTTCATCAACAATCGATTTTTCGGGTTTCTGGGGGAAGGCCTGGTTGATGATGCGGCCCGATACCTCGAAGCCTATCTCGAGATCGACGCGGGCTCTCCCAGCCTGCAATACAACCTGGCCCAGCTCCATCACACTCGGGACCGCCTCGCGCCGGCCCTGCCGCGAGCTTGGGCCTCGGCCGCTCTCAAGCCCGATTATCGGGACGCCCTCGACGCCCTGGCCAGCCTCTACTTCGACCTGGGCGATTTCGAGCGCTCGCTCACGACCTATGCGGAGGCCTTGGCTTTTTCCCCGGAGGATCCGACGGCTTGGTTCAATTCGGCTTGCGCGCGCCTGGCTTCCGGCGACAGAGTCGGCGCCGAGGCCGAGCTTCTGCGGGCCGTCGAGCTCGATCGGGAGCGTCCCGCAGCGGCGACCGAGCGGCGGACTTCCGACAAGGCGGCCGGCCTGGCCTACGAAGTGGACGTCCAGGCGGACTCGATCGGCTATCGGGCGCTCGTTCTCCTGGGCTCGATCCGGTTTGATCGCGGCGAGCGGGAGCGGGCCGCGGAATCCCTCGAGGAGGCCGTCCGCCGGCGTCCGGGATCGCCGGATGCCTATCTGGAGCTCGGCAAGGTGAGGCAGGCGATGGGCGACGATGCGGCGGCCAAGGCGGCGTTCGATCGATTCTTAGCCTTGGGCGGATCCGCCTCCAAAGTCGAGGCGGCCCGGAAACGCTGA
- a CDS encoding sulfatase-like hydrolase/transferase: MAKKKKKPAPKAVPPPDRKPFLLRIWPVLVGGVVIVSAAAYLLLRPKPVPIGRDSRLNVVLITLDTTRADRLGCYGYAEAATPNLDALARNGVRFAKAYAQVPLTLPSHTSIMTGLNPYAHGVHNNGTYALPPETPTLAQTLKAKGYRTAAFTASFSVDSRFGLDKGFDVYDDDIQPGSPFKSVNGERRAEQVLQVFEPWFEKNAAGPDPFFAWIHFFDPHLPYNPPSPIREEFAGRPYDGEVAYMDAIVGQIMRRFKAKGLLEKTLFVAVGDHGESFGEKGEFGHGVFLYEPAVHVPLIIYAEGRLPAGVVVPSRVRLIDILPTVLDMLETPVPEKVQGTSLIPYIQGRKKADLEVYLETFYPHENFGWAALTGLISGPWKYIDAPKRELYDLPNDPREEKNMAGQGTTAGDLKARLQAALKDGTVSARRTPSESDKARLRSLGYVDYSDPSGKSGAADPKDKVAELKMVQDAEAAEYEGRFAEAVALQAKMVDLRPDAASSYVGLALAQARLKDFEAAVATLRNGLARLPDSELLMTRLGYTYLVMSRAADASAVMQNILKINPRSMDALTGMALILEETKRPDESRGYYERALAIEPENKFVRLSYAGNLAAAGRLPDAAKIYVTLVRDYPRDPEVYRSLGVSYARAKEFDKAIEAFNQIIAMGPDPDATYSLALCYREKGDAAEAVRHFERYLNNPKNEPPAKIQSARAEIARLKASVR; this comes from the coding sequence GCTGCTGCGGCCCAAGCCCGTCCCCATCGGCCGGGACAGCCGCCTCAATGTCGTCCTGATCACTCTGGACACGACCCGGGCCGACCGACTCGGATGCTACGGCTACGCCGAGGCCGCCACCCCCAACCTCGACGCCCTGGCCCGCAACGGCGTGCGCTTTGCCAAGGCCTATGCCCAGGTCCCTCTGACCCTGCCCTCGCACACCTCCATCATGACCGGGCTCAACCCCTACGCCCACGGCGTCCACAACAACGGCACCTACGCCCTGCCGCCGGAGACGCCGACCCTGGCCCAGACCCTGAAGGCCAAGGGATACCGGACGGCGGCCTTCACCGCCTCCTTCTCGGTCGACTCCCGGTTTGGCCTGGACAAGGGCTTCGACGTCTACGACGACGACATCCAGCCTGGTTCGCCCTTCAAGTCGGTCAACGGCGAACGCCGGGCCGAGCAGGTCCTGCAGGTCTTCGAGCCCTGGTTCGAAAAGAACGCCGCCGGGCCGGACCCGTTCTTCGCCTGGATCCACTTCTTCGATCCCCATCTCCCCTACAACCCCCCGTCGCCAATCCGCGAGGAGTTCGCCGGCCGGCCATACGACGGAGAAGTGGCCTACATGGACGCCATCGTCGGCCAGATCATGCGCCGTTTCAAGGCCAAAGGCCTGCTGGAGAAGACCCTGTTCGTCGCGGTGGGCGACCACGGCGAATCGTTCGGCGAAAAGGGCGAGTTTGGGCATGGCGTCTTTCTTTACGAGCCCGCCGTTCATGTCCCCTTGATCATCTACGCCGAAGGCCGGCTGCCCGCCGGCGTCGTCGTCCCGAGCCGCGTCCGCCTGATCGACATCCTGCCGACGGTCCTGGACATGCTGGAAACCCCCGTCCCCGAAAAAGTCCAGGGCACGAGCCTGATCCCCTACATTCAGGGCCGCAAGAAGGCCGACCTGGAAGTCTACCTGGAGACGTTCTACCCGCACGAGAACTTCGGCTGGGCCGCCCTGACCGGGCTCATCTCCGGGCCCTGGAAGTACATCGATGCGCCCAAGCGGGAGCTATACGACCTGCCCAACGATCCCCGCGAGGAGAAGAATATGGCCGGCCAGGGGACGACCGCCGGCGATCTGAAGGCCCGACTCCAGGCCGCACTTAAGGACGGCACGGTCTCGGCCCGGCGGACGCCGAGCGAGTCCGATAAGGCCCGGCTTCGATCCCTGGGTTACGTGGATTACTCCGATCCGTCGGGAAAATCCGGCGCGGCCGATCCCAAGGACAAGGTAGCCGAGCTGAAGATGGTCCAGGACGCGGAAGCGGCGGAATACGAAGGCCGCTTCGCCGAAGCTGTCGCGCTGCAGGCGAAAATGGTCGACCTGCGCCCCGACGCCGCCTCGAGCTATGTCGGCCTGGCCTTGGCCCAAGCCCGGCTCAAGGATTTCGAGGCGGCGGTCGCCACCCTGCGCAACGGCCTGGCCCGGCTGCCGGATTCCGAGCTGCTGATGACCCGCCTGGGCTATACCTACCTGGTGATGAGCCGGGCCGCCGATGCCTCCGCCGTCATGCAGAACATCCTGAAGATCAACCCCCGCTCGATGGACGCCCTGACCGGGATGGCCCTGATCCTGGAAGAGACGAAGCGCCCGGACGAGTCCCGCGGCTATTACGAGCGGGCCTTGGCGATCGAGCCCGAAAACAAGTTCGTCCGTTTGAGCTACGCGGGCAACCTGGCCGCGGCCGGGAGGCTTCCGGATGCGGCCAAGATTTACGTCACTCTGGTTCGGGACTATCCCCGGGACCCGGAGGTCTACCGATCCCTGGGAGTCTCGTACGCCCGGGCCAAGGAATTCGACAAGGCCATCGAGGCCTTCAACCAGATCATCGCCATGGGACCCGATCCTGACGCCACCTACAGCCTGGCCTTGTGCTATCGGGAGAAGGGCGACGCGGCGGAAGCCGTTCGCCATTTCGAGCGCTATCTGAACAATCCCAAGAACGAGCCCCCAGCCAAGATCCAAAGCGCGCGGGCGGAGATCGCCAGGCTCAAAGCCTCGGTCCGCTGA